One Paenibacillus crassostreae DNA segment encodes these proteins:
- a CDS encoding glycosyltransferase: protein MHRVAVVRSVYLPISETFIYGEIKQMKAFEPYIFCEKRKNRNYFPHKNVIVDPKYQQLDRMLQNSFFQIIHARFGPSGIRMLPFKEKWKIPLVTSFHGCDSPGTRRMKQQSKSLKRLFSVGDCFTVPCYAMKEELINHGCPVEKITVHYSGIDLNQFVYKERSFPSDHPIEILYVGRLVEKKGAELLIKAFQRVQQVYPQSKLCLIGDGELSNKLKQLSKRLHLEHKIEFKGALSHAQVAEHLEHTHIFCLPSVKDRSGNQEGIPNAIKEAMACGVPVVSTYHSGIPELIEDGKSGHLVAEQDVDGLAEKLIHLIEHPESWKELGKNARTKIETDFNRQVQTEKLEQLFEQVIQEHEIKPRESPLFSVIIPTYNREKFIGRAIKSVLKQTCTDYELIVVDDGSTDRTSKIVKSFGEQVRYVYQKNRGPSEGRNKGITLATGKYIAFLDSDDFYLPNKLQKNKEFLENHPECHFLYSWYYAARQGKRKQLISNIKGVPDLNKFRTKLYKRSFTIRTSTAVIHRSCFEKVGLFNSKYRYSQDWDMWLRLASYYRGFCQKKPLVLYRRHDRKTIPSGNRHSKIRKNAYRLYRWDKATLLSLKKNK from the coding sequence TTGCATCGCGTCGCTGTGGTACGATCCGTTTATTTGCCCATTAGTGAAACTTTTATTTACGGTGAGATTAAGCAAATGAAAGCTTTTGAGCCTTATATTTTTTGTGAAAAAAGGAAAAACAGAAATTACTTCCCGCATAAAAATGTCATTGTTGACCCGAAGTATCAGCAATTAGATCGGATGTTGCAGAACAGCTTTTTTCAAATAATTCATGCTAGGTTCGGGCCGTCTGGGATTAGAATGCTTCCTTTTAAAGAAAAGTGGAAAATTCCGCTAGTAACTTCTTTTCATGGTTGTGATTCGCCTGGTACAAGAAGGATGAAACAACAAAGCAAATCGTTGAAGCGCCTATTTTCCGTAGGAGATTGTTTCACAGTACCCTGTTACGCAATGAAAGAAGAATTAATTAATCACGGTTGTCCAGTAGAGAAAATTACGGTTCATTATAGTGGGATTGATCTTAATCAATTTGTTTATAAAGAGCGATCTTTTCCATCGGATCACCCGATAGAGATACTATATGTCGGTAGGTTGGTCGAAAAAAAAGGAGCTGAATTATTAATAAAAGCCTTTCAGCGCGTCCAGCAGGTCTATCCGCAGTCTAAATTATGTTTAATCGGAGATGGTGAATTAAGCAACAAATTGAAACAGTTGAGTAAAAGGCTACACCTCGAACACAAAATTGAATTTAAAGGTGCTCTTTCGCATGCTCAAGTTGCAGAGCATTTGGAACACACACATATTTTTTGTCTTCCTAGCGTAAAGGACAGATCTGGGAATCAGGAAGGAATTCCGAATGCAATCAAAGAAGCGATGGCTTGTGGAGTTCCAGTTGTATCCACATATCATTCAGGAATCCCAGAACTTATTGAAGATGGTAAGTCGGGACATCTCGTAGCTGAACAAGATGTCGATGGACTAGCCGAGAAATTAATTCATTTAATCGAGCATCCAGAATCATGGAAAGAGCTTGGAAAGAATGCCCGCACTAAAATTGAGACAGATTTTAATCGACAAGTGCAAACGGAGAAATTAGAACAACTATTTGAACAAGTGATCCAGGAACATGAAATCAAGCCGCGTGAGAGCCCTCTATTCAGCGTCATAATTCCGACATATAATCGCGAAAAATTTATCGGTAGAGCCATCAAAAGCGTTTTGAAGCAGACCTGTACAGATTATGAATTGATCGTGGTTGATGATGGTTCAACAGATCGCACTTCAAAGATAGTGAAATCATTTGGCGAACAAGTCCGATATGTATACCAAAAAAATCGTGGACCATCTGAAGGAAGAAATAAGGGGATTACTCTTGCTACAGGGAAATACATCGCATTTCTAGATTCAGATGATTTCTATCTCCCTAATAAATTACAAAAGAACAAAGAGTTTCTAGAAAACCATCCGGAGTGTCACTTTCTATACAGTTGGTACTACGCTGCTAGACAGGGGAAAAGAAAACAACTTATTAGCAATATTAAAGGAGTCCCTGATTTGAATAAGTTTCGAACGAAATTGTATAAGCGTTCGTTTACCATCCGAACATCGACAGCAGTCATACACCGCAGTTGTTTTGAAAAAGTAGGACTTTTTAATTCTAAATATCGTTATTCACAAGATTGGGATATGTGGCTTCGTTTAGCCTCTTATTATCGGGGGTTCTGCCAGAAAAAACCATTGGTTTTATACCGCAGACATGATCGGAAGACAATCCCATCAGGGAATAGGCATAGCAAGATTAGGAAAAACGCTTATAGGTTATACCGGTGGGATAAGGCTACATTGTTAAGTCTGAAAAAAAATAAATAA
- a CDS encoding glycosyltransferase, with translation MGKNDPAILHHKYSLADGHVAAQITDIKGYNGIMVMGKSKQNHTGTPFTSVLSIEAIKQDRKLLKEYDVVGVHIHHGTLTSKFQFLKEEHGIPLFVGFRGKDATAYPKKEKNLKQLKKLFKMGDRFFPVCEHLKKEIIKLGCPEHKIRVLYGGVNLARFQFQPRKLEVNKKIRFLAIGRFVEKKGFSDLIRAFSLVRKKKIDAKLILIGEGPCESQYRKLIKNLELDGSVEIIPWIEYSKIQKHYYKSHIFCAPSCTDAEGNQEGIPNTLKEAMATGMPVISTTHAGIPELVENKVSGLMVPERSVHDLAKAMYWLAKHPELWSGMGQKAREKVERDFNLRLQLEKQKKYYDEVILKNK, from the coding sequence GTGGGGAAAAATGATCCTGCTATTCTTCATCATAAATATTCATTGGCAGATGGACATGTAGCAGCGCAAATTACCGATATTAAAGGATATAACGGAATTATGGTAATGGGTAAATCGAAACAAAATCATACAGGTACACCGTTTACATCTGTTCTATCAATAGAAGCTATCAAACAAGATCGGAAACTTTTGAAGGAATATGATGTTGTAGGAGTTCATATTCACCATGGCACACTCACTTCCAAATTTCAATTTCTTAAAGAAGAACATGGGATCCCATTGTTTGTCGGTTTTCGTGGGAAAGATGCAACCGCATATCCCAAGAAAGAAAAAAATCTAAAGCAATTGAAAAAGTTGTTTAAAATGGGTGATCGATTTTTTCCGGTATGTGAACATCTCAAAAAAGAAATTATAAAATTAGGTTGTCCAGAACATAAAATTCGTGTTTTGTATGGCGGTGTGAATTTAGCTCGCTTTCAATTTCAGCCCCGTAAACTAGAAGTTAATAAAAAAATCCGCTTTTTGGCTATAGGACGGTTCGTTGAGAAAAAGGGATTCTCAGACTTGATTCGTGCATTCTCTCTGGTGAGAAAGAAGAAAATAGATGCTAAATTAATTCTAATTGGCGAAGGACCATGCGAGTCGCAGTACCGTAAATTGATTAAAAATCTTGAACTTGATGGAAGTGTTGAAATTATTCCTTGGATTGAATACAGTAAAATTCAGAAACATTATTACAAATCTCATATTTTTTGTGCCCCAAGTTGTACTGATGCAGAAGGAAACCAGGAAGGAATTCCAAATACGTTAAAAGAAGCAATGGCAACAGGAATGCCAGTTATTTCGACGACTCATGCGGGTATTCCAGAGCTTGTGGAGAATAAGGTGTCGGGGCTTATGGTACCTGAGAGGTCGGTTCATGATCTAGCAAAGGCTATGTATTGGTTAGCTAAACATCCTGAACTTTGGAGTGGTATGGGGCAGAAAGCACGAGAAAAAGTGGAAAGAGATTTTAACTTGAGGCTGCAATTGGAGAAACAAAAAAAATACTATGACGAAGTCATTTTAAAAAATAAATAA
- a CDS encoding glucose-1-phosphate thymidylyltransferase, which produces MKGLILCAGKGSRLRPLTFSSPKHLLPLMNKPVLFYGIESLIQTGITEIAIVVSPNYRKKFDDELQSGKPWNINITLIEQLEPRGMADAIRVAEHFIQHDDFLIFLGDNVIDGSLQPLIDKFQTENLDGLVSVSYVESPEQFGVVQLEEDKIIRVVEKPKYPLSHLAINGVYLFRHSLFNAISKITPSARGEYELTDAIQQLIDDQYQLGVYRSPYWWKDTGNPNDLITCNRYFLQKMQGIDIKGSIDLNSMISTPVSIGVKSKIINSIIRGPVIIGHNTIIENSYIGPFSSIADNVSIYNSELENSIIMKNTVVDNIPYRIDESIIGREVKLMGSSKRPQNVQLWLGDYSHIIFPQ; this is translated from the coding sequence TTGAAAGGGTTAATTTTATGTGCTGGAAAAGGTTCTCGCTTACGCCCCTTAACCTTCTCTAGTCCAAAACATCTCTTGCCTTTGATGAATAAACCAGTTTTATTCTACGGTATTGAATCATTAATCCAGACGGGTATTACGGAGATAGCTATCGTTGTTTCACCTAATTATCGAAAAAAATTTGATGATGAATTACAATCAGGGAAGCCTTGGAATATCAACATCACTTTAATCGAGCAGCTTGAACCAAGAGGTATGGCTGATGCTATTCGAGTTGCCGAGCACTTTATTCAGCATGACGACTTTCTAATATTTCTGGGTGATAATGTAATTGATGGATCGCTTCAACCCCTGATTGACAAATTTCAAACTGAGAATCTTGACGGATTAGTGTCTGTAAGCTATGTAGAATCTCCAGAACAATTCGGTGTTGTACAATTAGAAGAAGACAAAATAATACGCGTGGTTGAGAAACCAAAGTATCCTCTAAGTCATTTAGCCATTAACGGAGTTTATTTATTTCGACATTCCCTTTTTAATGCGATCTCAAAAATCACTCCTTCTGCTCGTGGCGAATATGAATTAACCGATGCTATACAACAATTGATTGATGATCAGTATCAGCTAGGGGTTTATCGTTCCCCCTATTGGTGGAAAGATACAGGAAATCCTAATGATTTAATTACATGCAATCGCTATTTTCTACAAAAAATGCAAGGTATTGATATCAAAGGCTCTATTGATTTAAATTCCATGATCTCAACTCCGGTCTCTATCGGTGTGAAATCCAAGATCATTAACAGCATTATTCGTGGGCCGGTCATTATTGGACATAACACAATTATTGAAAATTCCTATATTGGTCCCTTCTCTTCGATTGCTGACAACGTATCCATTTACAACAGTGAGTTAGAAAACAGCATTATTATGAAAAATACAGTTGTCGATAATATTCCTTATCGTATCGATGAAAGTATCATCGGTAGAGAAGTAAAATTGATGGGCAGTTCAAAAAGACCTCAAAATGTGCAATTATGGTTAGGCGATTATTCACATATCATTTTCCCTCAATAG